The following are from one region of the Vulpes vulpes isolate BD-2025 chromosome 14, VulVul3, whole genome shotgun sequence genome:
- the EDN3 gene encoding endothelin-3 isoform X3, protein MEPGLWLLFGLTVTSAAGLVPCPQPGDTGKSGVPGTPPTARSEGDIQEPVAMTAVQGPSPRSPEQEQEPGRYGEQASKGGPVHHRARRCTCFTYKDKECVYYCHLDIIWINTPERTVPYGLSNYRGSFRGRRSTGLFPQSPQPSKWTQRCACVQSQDSACLHFCTRTLAVSRNSRTATNPDKEEEPASRGNGGLRPTRLKPRTDGGSRP, encoded by the exons ATGGAGCCGGGGCTGTGGCTCCTCTTCGGGCTCACGGTGACCTCCGCCGCAG GATTGGTACCTTGCCCCCAGCCTGGGGACACTGGCAAAAGCGGCGTGCCCGGGACCCCCCCTACAGCCAGATCTGAGGGGGACATCCAGGAGCCTGTGGCCATGACCGCAGTGCAAGGTCCAAGTCCCAGAAGCCCCGAGCAGGAGCAAGAACCAGGTCGGTATGGGGAGCAGGCATCCAAGGGGGGTCCTGTGCACCACCGCGCGAGGCGCTGTACCTGCTTCACATACAAGGACAAGGAGTGTGTCTACTATTGCCACCTGGACATCATCTGGATCAACACTCCTGA ACGGACTGTGCCCTATGGACTGTCCAACTACAGGGGGAGCTTCCGCGGCAGGAGGTCCACAGGGCTGTTCCCGCAGAGCCCACAGCCCTCCAAGTGGACACAGCGCTGCGCTTGTGTGCAGAGCCAGGACAGCGCCTGCTTGCACTTCTGCACCCGCACCCTGGCTGTCAGCAG GAATTCAAGGACAGCAACAAATCCTGACAAAGAGGAAGAGCCAGCCAGCCGTGGCAACGGGGGGCTGCGTCCAACGAG GTTGAAGCCAAGGACAGATGGAGGGAGCAGGCCCTAG
- the EDN3 gene encoding endothelin-3 isoform X2 — translation MEPGLWLLFGLTVTSAAGLVPCPQPGDTGKSGVPGTPPTARSEGDIQEPVAMTAVQGPSPRSPEQEQEPGRYGEQASKGGPVHHRARRCTCFTYKDKECVYYCHLDIIWINTPERTVPYGLSNYRGSFRGRRSTGLFPQSPQPSKWTQRCACVQSQDSACLHFCTRTLAVSSSLPTGIQGQQQILTKRKSQPAVATGGCVQRG, via the exons ATGGAGCCGGGGCTGTGGCTCCTCTTCGGGCTCACGGTGACCTCCGCCGCAG GATTGGTACCTTGCCCCCAGCCTGGGGACACTGGCAAAAGCGGCGTGCCCGGGACCCCCCCTACAGCCAGATCTGAGGGGGACATCCAGGAGCCTGTGGCCATGACCGCAGTGCAAGGTCCAAGTCCCAGAAGCCCCGAGCAGGAGCAAGAACCAGGTCGGTATGGGGAGCAGGCATCCAAGGGGGGTCCTGTGCACCACCGCGCGAGGCGCTGTACCTGCTTCACATACAAGGACAAGGAGTGTGTCTACTATTGCCACCTGGACATCATCTGGATCAACACTCCTGA ACGGACTGTGCCCTATGGACTGTCCAACTACAGGGGGAGCTTCCGCGGCAGGAGGTCCACAGGGCTGTTCCCGCAGAGCCCACAGCCCTCCAAGTGGACACAGCGCTGCGCTTGTGTGCAGAGCCAGGACAGCGCCTGCTTGCACTTCTGCACCCGCACCCTGGCTGTCAGCAG CTCTCTCCCCACAGGAATTCAAGGACAGCAACAAATCCTGACAAAGAGGAAGAGCCAGCCAGCCGTGGCAACGGGGGGCTGCGTCCAACGAG GTTGA
- the EDN3 gene encoding endothelin-3 isoform X1, with translation MEPGLWLLFGLTVTSAAGLVPCPQPGDTGKSGVPGTPPTARSEGDIQEPVAMTAVQGPSPRSPEQEQEPGRYGEQASKGGPVHHRARRCTCFTYKDKECVYYCHLDIIWINTPERTVPYGLSNYRGSFRGRRSTGLFPQSPQPSKWTQRCACVQSQDSACLHFCTRTLAVSSSLPTGIQGQQQILTKRKSQPAVATGGCVQRGETSF, from the exons ATGGAGCCGGGGCTGTGGCTCCTCTTCGGGCTCACGGTGACCTCCGCCGCAG GATTGGTACCTTGCCCCCAGCCTGGGGACACTGGCAAAAGCGGCGTGCCCGGGACCCCCCCTACAGCCAGATCTGAGGGGGACATCCAGGAGCCTGTGGCCATGACCGCAGTGCAAGGTCCAAGTCCCAGAAGCCCCGAGCAGGAGCAAGAACCAGGTCGGTATGGGGAGCAGGCATCCAAGGGGGGTCCTGTGCACCACCGCGCGAGGCGCTGTACCTGCTTCACATACAAGGACAAGGAGTGTGTCTACTATTGCCACCTGGACATCATCTGGATCAACACTCCTGA ACGGACTGTGCCCTATGGACTGTCCAACTACAGGGGGAGCTTCCGCGGCAGGAGGTCCACAGGGCTGTTCCCGCAGAGCCCACAGCCCTCCAAGTGGACACAGCGCTGCGCTTGTGTGCAGAGCCAGGACAGCGCCTGCTTGCACTTCTGCACCCGCACCCTGGCTGTCAGCAG CTCTCTCCCCACAGGAATTCAAGGACAGCAACAAATCCTGACAAAGAGGAAGAGCCAGCCAGCCGTGGCAACGGGGGGCTGCGTCCAACGAGGTGAAACTTCCTTCTGA